A stretch of Vibrio aphrogenes DNA encodes these proteins:
- the kdsD gene encoding arabinose-5-phosphate isomerase KdsD, giving the protein MSTSFDYCAVANQVLSIEMRGLQQLTQYFNENFSRACDMLLNNQGKVVVMGMGKSGHIGKKIAATLASTGTSAFFVHPGEASHGDLGMIESGDVVLAISNSGESSEILALYPVLKRRHIPIIGMTGKPESNMAKLADLHLQITVPEEACPLDLAPTTSTTATLVMGDALAVAIMQARGFTAEDFALSHPGGALGRKLLLKLSDIMHSGEALPMVSQDALIRDALLEVSQKGLGMTAIVADDMTLLGIFTDGDLRRLLDQRIDIHSTPISQVMTQNPTIASPNLLAVEGLNIMQEKSINGLMLCQDGKLVGALNMHDLLKAGVM; this is encoded by the coding sequence ATGTCGACTTCTTTTGATTATTGCGCAGTGGCTAATCAAGTTCTTTCCATTGAGATGCGCGGCTTGCAGCAGTTAACCCAATATTTTAATGAAAACTTTAGTCGTGCCTGCGACATGCTCCTTAATAACCAAGGAAAAGTGGTTGTAATGGGAATGGGTAAGTCGGGCCACATTGGTAAAAAAATTGCGGCCACTTTGGCCAGTACCGGAACCTCGGCCTTCTTTGTTCATCCTGGTGAAGCCAGTCATGGTGACCTCGGCATGATTGAATCTGGCGATGTGGTGCTGGCGATTTCCAATTCTGGCGAATCCTCTGAAATTCTCGCGTTATACCCCGTATTGAAACGTCGTCATATTCCGATTATTGGTATGACGGGAAAACCTGAATCTAACATGGCAAAATTGGCTGATCTGCATCTTCAAATTACCGTTCCAGAAGAAGCTTGCCCATTAGATCTTGCACCCACAACCAGCACCACCGCCACGTTAGTGATGGGAGATGCCTTAGCGGTCGCCATCATGCAAGCACGAGGATTTACCGCTGAAGATTTTGCACTTTCTCATCCAGGTGGTGCATTAGGCAGAAAACTGCTGCTCAAATTATCCGATATTATGCATTCAGGCGAAGCCCTTCCTATGGTTTCTCAAGACGCACTGATTCGTGATGCGCTCTTAGAAGTCTCCCAAAAAGGCTTAGGTATGACCGCGATCGTCGCAGATGATATGACCTTGTTAGGCATTTTCACTGACGGTGATTTACGTCGTTTGCTTGATCAGCGCATTGATATTCATAGCACTCCGATCAGCCAAGTTATGACACAAAATCCAACCATTGCGTCACCGAATCTATTGGCTGTAGAAGGCTTAAATATCATGCAAGAAAAAAGTATCAATGGCTTAATGCTATGCCAAGATGGTAAATTAGTAGGCGCACTAAACATGCATGACCTACTAAAAGCAGGAGTGATGTAA
- the kdsC gene encoding 3-deoxy-manno-octulosonate-8-phosphatase KdsC, producing MSRMTPTPYGQASTAVMKIAKHIQLLICDVDGVFSDGLVYMGNQGEELKTFHTRDGYGVKSLMQAGIEIAIITGRQSRIVENRMSALGISLIYQGQDNKLLAYEDILKQLQVAPEQVAYIGDDLIDWPVMEKVGLKVCVADGHPLLRQRANYVTHINGGHGAVREVCDLILQARDELEAYQGLSI from the coding sequence ATGAGTCGAATGACGCCAACCCCTTATGGACAAGCTTCAACCGCTGTCATGAAAATTGCTAAACACATCCAACTGTTAATTTGTGATGTGGATGGCGTCTTTTCTGACGGTTTAGTGTACATGGGAAATCAAGGCGAAGAGCTCAAAACCTTTCATACTCGTGATGGGTATGGAGTGAAGTCACTGATGCAAGCCGGGATTGAAATTGCGATCATCACAGGTCGACAATCTCGCATTGTTGAAAACCGCATGAGCGCACTCGGCATCTCTCTGATTTACCAAGGACAAGATAACAAACTGCTCGCTTACGAAGACATTCTAAAGCAATTGCAAGTCGCACCTGAGCAGGTTGCTTATATCGGTGATGACCTGATTGATTGGCCTGTCATGGAAAAAGTTGGACTCAAAGTCTGTGTCGCCGATGGGCACCCATTACTTCGTCAACGAGCTAATTACGTGACTCACATTAACGGTGGCCATGGCGCGGTTCGTGAAGTTTGCGATCTTATTTTACAAGCTCGTGATGAACTTGAGGCTTACCAAGGGCTGAGTATATGA
- the lptC gene encoding LPS export ABC transporter periplasmic protein LptC codes for MSMSRLIYLLLFFVACWSGYYLYEQSADDVEQTAPSLEAPMFTGKNLYNTSYDETGLRNYKIHSDSLEHFAQDGHTVFYSPKLIVYREGNTEEWVITADNAVLNKEHVLTLQNNVLARNVIPGSSLDRMTTDKMIIDLDSKDFSSDTPVTMIGPQFINTGNAMTGNFATNIATLFNQVQGTYENITP; via the coding sequence ATGAGCATGTCTCGACTCATTTACCTCTTGTTATTTTTCGTGGCCTGTTGGTCAGGTTATTATCTGTATGAACAGTCGGCAGACGACGTTGAGCAGACGGCACCAAGCTTAGAAGCCCCCATGTTTACGGGTAAGAATTTGTATAACACCAGTTACGATGAAACTGGCCTACGTAATTATAAAATTCATTCGGACTCATTAGAGCATTTTGCTCAAGATGGACATACGGTATTCTACTCACCAAAGCTGATTGTTTACCGAGAGGGGAATACCGAAGAGTGGGTGATCACTGCAGACAATGCCGTACTTAACAAAGAACACGTATTAACATTACAAAATAATGTATTAGCTCGAAATGTAATTCCGGGGTCGAGTTTGGATAGAATGACGACCGATAAAATGATCATTGATCTGGATAGTAAAGACTTTTCAAGTGATACTCCAGTCACCATGATTGGCCCCCAATTTATCAATACAGGTAATGCGATGACGGGTAATTTTGCCACCAATATCGCAACGCTATTTAATCAAGTTCAAGGTACCTATGAAAATATTACACCTTAG